Proteins encoded by one window of Candidatus Omnitrophota bacterium:
- a CDS encoding helix-turn-helix domain-containing protein, whose product MKCSQTLKVLMMLRENRLEGITAMDALRELGVARLAARISELRLMGHWIDSVLVKVQTRNGAAMVANYRLINDREEA is encoded by the coding sequence GTGAAATGCTCGCAGACCTTGAAGGTGCTGATGATGCTGCGCGAGAACAGGCTGGAAGGCATCACGGCGATGGACGCGCTGCGGGAGCTTGGGGTGGCGCGGCTGGCGGCTCGCATTAGCGAACTGCGGTTGATGGGGCACTGGATCGACAGCGTGCTGGTGAAGGTGCAGACGAGAAACGGGGCGGCGATGGTGGCGAACTATCGGCTGATAAACGACAGAGAGGAGGCGTGA
- a CDS encoding ERF family protein, giving the protein MAKQRGRPRKTTLPAVVKEAPIALAEEPKVPTVVDAQALIARAIDKNLPIESMERLLAMRRELRAEWARDQFFSALAGFQHECPTVEKKSKVQNKDKTLRYSYAPLEDVVETAKPFLERWGFSWTIKPTQVNGNVKASCYLHHRDGHEELTEFEVPLDPDSYMSNPQKAAAALTFARRYAFINATGIVTRGEDNDAQKEGDEPRDRKPILAPRAATSTPTPAPVLAPKNDYEKCVHYLEATEFDKVTGKHIQLFNPNEITDYTNQANIARKNPVELKIVMDDIIETGKKRRAAIKGA; this is encoded by the coding sequence ATGGCTAAGCAGCGGGGCCGGCCGAGGAAGACGACGTTGCCGGCCGTGGTGAAGGAAGCGCCTATCGCGCTGGCCGAGGAGCCGAAGGTGCCGACCGTCGTCGACGCGCAGGCGCTCATCGCCCGGGCCATCGACAAGAACCTGCCCATCGAGAGCATGGAGCGACTGCTCGCGATGCGGAGGGAGCTGCGGGCCGAGTGGGCGCGGGATCAGTTTTTCTCTGCTCTCGCCGGCTTCCAGCACGAGTGCCCTACGGTTGAAAAGAAAAGCAAGGTGCAGAACAAGGATAAGACCCTTCGGTATTCCTATGCACCTCTCGAGGATGTCGTCGAGACTGCGAAACCGTTTCTTGAAAGGTGGGGATTCTCTTGGACGATTAAGCCCACGCAGGTCAACGGAAACGTAAAGGCATCCTGCTATCTTCACCACAGAGACGGACATGAGGAACTGACCGAGTTCGAGGTTCCTCTCGATCCTGATTCGTACATGAGCAATCCGCAGAAGGCAGCGGCAGCTCTCACGTTTGCCCGCAGGTATGCCTTCATCAATGCGACCGGAATCGTGACAAGGGGAGAGGACAACGATGCTCAGAAGGAAGGGGATGAACCGAGAGATCGGAAACCGATTCTTGCCCCTCGGGCTGCTACCTCAACTCCTACTCCGGCTCCTGTCTTGGCCCCGAAGAACGATTATGAAAAGTGCGTCCACTATCTCGAAGCTACCGAGTTCGACAAGGTGACGGGAAAGCACATCCAGCTTTTCAATCCCAACGAGATCACCGACTACACCAATCAGGCCAACATCGCAAGGAAGAATCCGGTGGAGTTGAAGATCGTCATGGACGACATCATCGAGACCGGCAAGAAGCGCCGCGCGGCAATCAAAGGAGCATGA
- a CDS encoding right-handed parallel beta-helix repeat-containing protein, giving the protein MAFNISLASTTVTELESYEWFTSTGISLKNVNTYLWGPTDPSGWTCISDYVKSIRINGSVTNVSGEPGANEAFIELDNLDKRFTDINATGPYYGVLNPNQLMKITLSVGAESVTIFSGRVSQNGFVEDRIGHAGNATVNIFDDAYAFMRKKFDKDYFYENKKLIDAADAGNSLLHILLQEHASMLSADIVTNGAVDMTVPYTVFREGASYQDILREIATATLAQYAGFRHDGKYVFESRLTAGWSEPSAEYVLTTESYNVDLTKEIAALIGNNVKVRGVNDFSRDGLILWDLSKIKQIGVNASYPNDLWEIVGSGEFYLGTPVEPRTVEYTTMLGELLKASSLALNVKTRTALSSPHWNSSSLTTVGTVLEENATSGSLVFQNSLIINVYVMGMKITGRGIIRRNLGNNPIVNNMQVGGTGSNYHLALPTGTGGSWEGDDLNWGRIGVASNASSISMYGQTDLVISSEMICGNTQLDNILQWHLLNGKDPKHVFSMGNLPFLAFMQPGAPVWVNLTDLGFSGMVTVQSFEHNITPDTADTTLYMLENPGDWTVSTGATVREVYAAGSGGTGPGELGAPNWGGNNRFVIATAGCSLPADIFCDGTSDQSEWNDAIQFVSGRGGGTIVGVGSIFNTTATVSLESNIAIELDSGSSIKKNGNFNAIEALGTATTAMSAIAIVGGGKITRDAGDTNATDLVHFENVEDFLIANVGIIGGYDDGIYIQGGTNGEVGGGVNIDGCAGTGLKVIAGATIIASSLAIMSCAIGCEMWPSLTTNKISNGDCETTDEPMLNNESVPYSGSCAWARTSSAAYSGTYAYKFTAQDLFPYVWFQDNVDLDDMHGLSPGKSYLLDMMVWWPSGQDMDVDVLQIYFSYYASAMSYVIATTYAKPIYNQWQRIRTMINVGDDATGIYLGLVPTGSYCGSGEYIYVDDISLYEFDATDSGCQLVNSSIEECADGVIVANSHALIQNNQVTGCKSTGITIAAGYRNIVSGNRAYNNGDDTGLSNENQHNFYDAGIDTQIG; this is encoded by the coding sequence ATGGCTTTCAACATTTCACTTGCGTCAACCACGGTAACGGAACTCGAATCGTATGAATGGTTCACGTCGACCGGCATATCGCTAAAGAACGTCAACACGTATCTGTGGGGACCGACCGATCCGTCGGGCTGGACGTGCATCTCTGACTACGTGAAGTCTATCCGCATCAACGGGTCAGTGACGAATGTATCGGGAGAACCTGGCGCGAATGAAGCATTCATAGAGCTGGACAACCTCGATAAACGGTTCACGGATATAAATGCCACGGGGCCATACTACGGGGTTCTCAATCCTAACCAGTTGATGAAGATAACGCTGTCGGTTGGTGCCGAGAGCGTAACGATATTCAGCGGGCGGGTGTCGCAGAATGGGTTTGTCGAGGACAGGATCGGGCACGCCGGGAACGCCACGGTAAACATATTCGACGATGCTTACGCTTTCATGCGGAAGAAGTTCGACAAGGACTACTTCTACGAAAACAAGAAGCTCATAGATGCGGCTGATGCTGGCAACTCACTGCTTCATATTCTGTTGCAGGAACACGCGAGCATGCTGTCGGCTGACATAGTAACGAACGGCGCTGTTGACATGACGGTGCCGTACACTGTGTTCAGGGAAGGGGCATCGTACCAGGACATACTGCGCGAGATAGCGACGGCGACGTTGGCGCAGTATGCGGGATTCAGGCACGACGGGAAGTATGTATTCGAGTCGCGGTTGACAGCGGGGTGGTCGGAGCCGTCAGCAGAATACGTGCTGACGACGGAGAGCTACAACGTCGATTTGACGAAAGAGATCGCGGCGCTTATCGGAAACAACGTGAAGGTGCGCGGGGTGAACGACTTCAGCCGCGATGGTCTGATACTGTGGGACCTGTCGAAGATAAAGCAGATCGGCGTAAACGCGAGCTATCCGAATGACTTATGGGAGATAGTAGGATCGGGTGAGTTTTATCTTGGGACACCGGTGGAACCGCGCACGGTTGAATACACTACGATGCTTGGGGAATTGCTGAAAGCCAGTTCGCTTGCGCTGAATGTAAAAACGCGGACTGCGCTTTCTTCTCCACATTGGAACTCTTCATCACTGACAACCGTTGGAACTGTTCTTGAAGAGAATGCTACAAGCGGGAGTCTCGTATTCCAGAACTCGTTGATTATCAACGTGTACGTCATGGGGATGAAGATCACGGGAAGGGGAATCATCAGGCGAAATCTTGGGAATAACCCAATAGTTAATAACATGCAGGTTGGCGGTACTGGTAGCAACTATCATCTCGCATTACCGACCGGTACTGGGGGGTCATGGGAAGGCGATGATCTGAACTGGGGGAGGATCGGAGTTGCATCGAATGCGTCGAGCATTTCGATGTATGGGCAGACGGATTTAGTTATCTCCTCGGAGATGATCTGCGGGAACACGCAGCTCGATAACATCTTGCAGTGGCACCTGCTGAACGGGAAAGACCCGAAGCACGTTTTCTCCATGGGTAACCTGCCGTTCCTTGCCTTCATGCAACCGGGGGCGCCGGTGTGGGTGAACTTGACCGACCTCGGTTTCAGCGGCATGGTGACGGTGCAGTCCTTCGAGCATAACATCACGCCTGATACTGCGGACACCACGCTGTACATGCTGGAGAACCCCGGGGACTGGACGGTATCGACGGGTGCCACGGTGCGCGAAGTCTACGCTGCGGGCAGCGGCGGGACGGGGCCGGGAGAGCTTGGAGCGCCTAACTGGGGCGGGAATAATAGATTTGTTATTGCGACAGCCGGATGTAGTCTTCCGGCAGATATATTCTGCGATGGGACCAGCGATCAATCGGAATGGAACGATGCAATCCAGTTTGTCAGCGGGAGAGGTGGCGGAACGATAGTAGGCGTCGGGTCGATATTCAATACGACGGCGACAGTGAGCCTCGAATCGAACATCGCGATTGAACTCGATAGCGGATCGTCAATAAAGAAAAACGGGAACTTCAATGCGATAGAGGCATTAGGTACAGCGACGACGGCGATGTCCGCAATCGCGATCGTCGGCGGCGGGAAGATCACCCGGGACGCCGGCGACACGAACGCTACTGACCTGGTGCATTTTGAAAACGTTGAGGACTTTCTGATTGCCAACGTAGGTATCATCGGAGGATACGACGATGGAATCTATATTCAGGGCGGGACGAACGGGGAGGTAGGTGGAGGTGTGAATATCGACGGGTGCGCCGGAACTGGTCTAAAGGTCATCGCGGGGGCAACAATCATCGCATCTTCGCTGGCAATCATGAGTTGTGCAATCGGGTGCGAGATGTGGCCGTCGCTGACGACGAATAAAATAAGTAATGGGGATTGTGAGACTACCGATGAACCAATGCTCAACAATGAGTCAGTCCCATATAGTGGCTCTTGTGCATGGGCCAGAACATCATCTGCGGCATATTCAGGAACGTATGCATATAAATTTACGGCTCAGGACTTGTTCCCATATGTTTGGTTCCAAGACAATGTAGATTTGGATGACATGCATGGTCTATCTCCCGGAAAATCATATCTATTGGACATGATGGTTTGGTGGCCGAGCGGGCAAGACATGGATGTTGATGTGCTGCAAATATATTTTTCATACTATGCTTCGGCGATGTCCTATGTAATAGCTACAACTTATGCAAAACCAATTTATAATCAATGGCAAAGAATAAGAACGATGATTAATGTTGGCGACGATGCCACTGGTATTTATTTAGGTCTCGTCCCTACCGGTTCTTATTGCGGATCAGGAGAATACATTTATGTAGATGATATAAGTCTTTACGAATTCGACGCCACCGACTCCGGTTGCCAACTCGTCAACTCCTCGATAGAAGAGTGTGCTGACGGGGTAATCGTGGCCAACAGCCACGCGCTCATCCAGAACAACCAAGTGACCGGCTGCAAGTCGACCGGCATAACGATCGCGGCTGGATACCGGAACATCGTCAGCGGGAATCGTGCCTATAACAATGGCGACGATACCGGTTTGTCAAATGAGAACCAGCATAATTTCTACGATGCTGGTATCGACACACAGATAGGATAA
- a CDS encoding transglutaminase-like cysteine peptidase: MKYALVALVVLLAGCAWCVDDTYDPAFDIPATGATTPQEVCRWVDTRVRYVSDDIHDMLEYWQSPDQTWAWAAGDCEDYALLVMYLLRRDLGGWPALVLGHYDDGTTRGGHAWVAYNGRWYEAMTGEDVTGSPWYTLHESVSYGVAMWRSMNTHKSMLEEE; this comes from the coding sequence ATGAAGTATGCGCTCGTGGCTCTAGTGGTGCTGCTCGCCGGCTGCGCGTGGTGCGTGGACGACACCTACGACCCGGCGTTCGATATCCCGGCGACGGGGGCGACGACGCCGCAGGAAGTATGCCGCTGGGTTGACACGCGCGTGCGGTACGTCAGCGACGATATCCACGACATGCTTGAGTATTGGCAAAGTCCAGATCAAACATGGGCATGGGCCGCTGGCGACTGCGAGGACTACGCGCTGCTTGTCATGTACCTTCTCCGCCGCGACTTGGGCGGGTGGCCGGCGCTGGTGCTCGGGCACTACGACGACGGGACGACGCGCGGCGGCCATGCGTGGGTAGCGTACAACGGCAGATGGTACGAGGCGATGACCGGCGAGGATGTCACCGGCAGCCCGTGGTACACGCTGCATGAGTCGGTGAGCTACGGCGTGGCCATGTGGCGTTCGATGAACACGCACAAGTCGATGCTTGAGGAGGAATGA
- a CDS encoding M15 family metallopeptidase → MSRLIEDLNDETERLARHFLLEAHDAGLNVAVTSTLRTREIQVAYFAQGRATLEVVNLLRKIAGLKPIAQDANLVITKCDGVNSKSKHQEGDAFDVVLLNKYGDPIWHVATCFVDYKSLGKIGMANGLEWGGSWAPLDPSTGIGWDAFHYERRV, encoded by the coding sequence ATGAGTAGACTGATCGAGGACCTGAACGATGAAACCGAGCGCCTTGCCCGCCACTTCCTGCTTGAAGCGCATGATGCCGGGCTGAACGTGGCCGTTACTTCCACGTTGCGCACGCGCGAGATACAGGTAGCCTACTTCGCGCAGGGACGGGCCACGCTGGAAGTGGTGAACCTGCTACGGAAGATAGCGGGGCTGAAGCCGATAGCGCAGGACGCGAACCTGGTTATCACGAAGTGCGACGGGGTTAACTCGAAGTCGAAGCACCAGGAAGGCGACGCCTTTGATGTGGTGCTGCTGAATAAGTATGGCGACCCTATCTGGCACGTCGCTACTTGTTTCGTTGACTACAAGTCGCTCGGTAAAATAGGAATGGCGAATGGCCTTGAATGGGGAGGGTCGTGGGCACCGCTCGATCCTTCAACGGGCATCGGATGGGATGCCTTTCACTACGAGAGGAGGGTGTGA